CCTTCTTGATCATGCTAACGATTATAAACGACAGGGCAGGGAAAGCGAAGAGAAGTATAACCGCCAGAGTCTCCGGGGGCAGTATTAGCTGCTGTGCCATCACAGACCCTGCCAATATTCCAACCACAAACATCGTGGGTAGGACTATGGTCATAAACATGTATATGAAAGCTATACCATTGACTTTCTGGACATACTCCACCAGTTTCATTCTGTATTCAAAGGCAAAGTCTTCCGCCAGCTTATAGAGGATCTCGGAGAGGTTTCCACCGAACTTTATTGCCCTGAGTATCTGCTTGACGACACGGCTGACGTTTTCCGAACCCATCTTCTCATCAAACTTTGTAAGGGCATCCTCAAAGGACGAACCTGTCCTCATGTCCCTCAATATTAGCTCAAACTCCTCAGAGATGACACCGTAATCAGCACGGGCAACGGAGAGAAGGGCCTCTGAAATACCAACACCCGCACTCAGGAGGGACGCTATGTGCCTCAGGGCATAGGGCATGGCCCTTTCCACCTCAACGATCCTGCGCTTCCAGACCATCCTTGGGTAGTACCTCATGTACATAAAGCCACCCACAAAACCCAGGAACCCCACCAGAGCAGACATATCAACAGGGACGTACAGGAGATATGCAAAGAGAAACCCAAAAATGCCCGCAAAAATTGCAACTGCAAGCATCAGGGCAACATACTTTTCTTGGGGCATTAATATACTTGCCCTGTAAAGATCCTGATCAAGCCCTCTCAGCGAGTTTGTGAGTGTTTCCACTGGGCCTTTAAAGTAGCGAAGCACAGTCTCGGCAAGTCTCTCGGAGAAGGGCTTTTGTATTTCCTTTTTTCTCCATTCAAGCAGTTCTTCCAGTTCCTTTTCCTTCTTTTCCATGGTTTTTTCTTTTTCAACCTCTTTCTGGAGCTCTTTAAGGGCCCTAAGCCTCTCCTGAACACTCTTACCCTGGGGGATTCTCCTTATGGGCTTCTCGGCTACCTCAACAGTTTTCCCACCTAGGCGCTCCAAAAAGTCAGTAATGGCTTTAACAACGCCCACGATTACCACCCTAAACCAGGTTCCTAACCTGCCTGCTAGTCTCTACGCCACTCTCTGCCTGGATTCTCCTGAACAGTGCCTCCTCATCTATGTAAAACTGCCTTATGTAGTACCCAACCTTCTCAATGCTTCGTATACCCCGTTCTATCATCCAGTCGAGGATTATCTTACGCTTCTCCTTTTCGAACTCAAGCTCCGATACACTCATCCCGGTATGGTGGGCAAGGGTGTTAAGAGTCTTACTCGGGACTCCAGTGGGGATGAGCTCGTCCTTCGCGGGATCGTACTTGTATAGCTTGTTCAGCTGGACGCTTTCCCCTTCTATACCCGATACCTCTGCAATCTCAGTAATGCGCCTTATGGTGCCCTTCTTTCTGCTGTGGAACCTTACCTGCATTATAATAATATCAAGAGCCGGTATCATTATCCTTGGAACATTCATTGGGGGACTCTCAAGGCGGACTATAGTCTCCCTCGCACTGTTGGAGTGGATGGTTCCCATACATCCATCGTGCCCCGTGTTCATGGCGGTGAACATCGTTCTGGCTTCGGGGCCACGAACCTCACCGACTATGATTCTGTCGGGACGCATACGAAGGGTGTTCTTCACGAGGTCATCCATCGTGATTTCTCCCCTGCCCTCAACGTTGGGGGGCCTTGTCTCAAGCCTGATCCAGTGTTCGACCGGGAGCTGAAGCTCGGCGGTGTCCTCTATCGTAATAACACGCTCACTTGGAGGTATGAACATCGCCAGGGAGTTCAGGGTGGTCGTCTTTCCGGAACCTGTACCTCCAGCCACGAGAACGTTGGCGGGTTTAACTCCGAGACCGTCAACGAATATCCAGAGGAGGGCAGCTATCTCTGTATTCATGGTTCCGTATTTTATGAGGTCAATTATCGTGAGCGGATCTTTTTTGAACTTACGGATGGTTATGGTTGGGCCGTCGAGACTTATGGGGGGTATCGTGGCGTTGACACGGCTTCCGTCAGGAAGGCGTGCATCGAGGAGCGGGCTCTGCTGGTCTATCCTCCTGCCCACCTCCCTTGCAATGCGTTCTATTATGTTGAGTATCTCCTTCTCCTCTTGGAAGGTTATGTTTGTCTTACACATGTTAAAGCGCCTATGCCAGACGTAAACAGGCCTGTTCGTTCCGATAACCATTATCTCCTCAAGGTTGTCGTCCCTAACCAAGGGATCGAGCTTGCCGTAGCCTATCATGGACTGGACTATCATCTCCGTGAGAACCTCAATCCTGCCCTCGGAGAAATGGGGAGCCTCGTCCTTAATCATCCGCCTGACGGCGTTCATGAAGACACGCCGGCGCTCCTCCACGTCGGGGAAGGCAGTGGGGTCAATTTGAAGTTCAGTAATTGCCCGATCCTTTATCCTTTTGAACAGCTCTTCCTCCTCACGGCTCAGCTTGGGAAGGCGTATCTCATATATTGGAACAGGCTCGCCCTTTACACGGAGTATACGGACGTTTCCGTAGGCATCTAGAACCTCGGCCTTCCCGGCGTAGGTGGCCTCCTCCGAGCGGATCGAAGAACCCAGTATATCCTGGAGGGTTGAAGGTGGCCTTGGCTTCGGAGCGGGCTTGGAACCTTCGGTAGGGGCTTTTTCCTCTTTTACCAAAATCTCCCCCAAGATGTCTGCCCCAGTAGGTCTGCTGGTTATAGCTTCCTCCGGAGAGGGACGACTGAGTATCTCCTCAAGATCAATGCCCCCCTCTTCCTTCACAAAGGGGAGCTGCTCCTCCTCATCCTCCATCTTCTTGTCTTTTTTGAGTACGTTCTCAAGGAGGTCATCCTCTCCGCTCAGGATCTCATCAATCCACGATACCGTTTCCTTCTTCTTTTTCTTCTCGCCCAGCACCAACGCTCACCGCCCCTCAGTCTTCCAGCTAACGTGGTAGGTTATATCCACACCCTTGCCCATGAATATTATCCAGATGGGGAAGTCAAAGCCCGCATACTCTGGCGGTTTAATCTCGGGGATTCCAACCGATACACCGCTTATAAGGCTGTTCGAGAGCTGGAACATTCCGGGCATTGAGGGAAGAGGCTGTGGCTGGGTCTTCTGGGGTGGGTTGAGACCCTTGTACTTCCAGATGAACTCCTCCATATAGTCCCTGTAGGTCATCGTATAGTTCGGGGTGAAGTCGGTCATGTTAGCCCCATTAAATATGACCGGTATCGCAGCTGCAAAGAAGGTGTTGAATATCCCAGCCTCGTTTGGAACGTTGGTGAGGCGGAAGGTAACGTCCCCCTCATACCCGAGGATTTTTATGTGACCATCAATAATCGGGAACATGCTCCGCATGTAGATAACTTTCGGGGTGTTTATAAGCTGGGGATACACCACTCCACAGCTTAAAACGCCTATATCATCGAGGTCCTGGACGACTCCACTGACACTGCTTCCATTGTACTCAACGGATGTTATTTTGGCTGAGTCACCGCACACCGTCTGGTAGTCGATGGTGGGTATGATGTATGAGTAGTGGGACGTTATCCTAAAGTTGACGACAACGGTTTCATAGGGCATTATCCAGAAGCCGGTGTAGTAGTTGAGGGTTGTTCTCTGGACGTTCGAGATGTTATGGACAACGGTATCCCCCAGAAGAAAGGCCTGAACGCTCTCACTGTTATCCAGCCTGTAAACGGTGAAGTCATAGCGCGGGTTAACGACGATGAACTTGGGGAACGGAGCGGTGTTTACAATAGTCACGTTTAGGTTTATCATCACCTCCCCCATGACTCCGATGTTGTTGTAAGTGTCACCAGGGAGGGTGTAGGTAGCCGCACTAACTAGAGATGAAGCTAACAAAAGAATAAAGAGAGATGCTGCGAGGCGCTTCATTATGATCACCTCAGGTAGCGACCTTAGCGATGTAAAGGTACTGCTGGTTGGAGAGTATGTCCGGCACGAATATCGAGGGCACCTTCACTATTATCAGGAACTGGGTGTTCGGATCGAGCACGAGCATGCCCGATTCCTTCTCAAGGTCAACTATCTCCCAGCCGTATGCCCTGAGCTGCTCCTTGACGTCCTCGCTGGCCTGTATCTTGCCCGCCGCGATGGCCTTGAGGATCTCCGTGAGGTCAACCGTGTAGCTGTAGCTGGCGGAGGCACTCTGGCTGGCCGTCTGGGAGTTGGTGTATATGTCGCTGATGGCCTGTCCGTTGGTTATGGAAGTATCTCCCGGCGTGTACTGGGTGTTGTGCTGCTCGGTGTACTGGGTTGATGAAGTGGTGCTCGATGAACTCGTCTGGCTCTGCGCCTCGTTGACGGATATGGTTCCGGCCTGGGTCGGCAGGAGAACCAGCTCAACGTAGCCCTCGTTGACTATCTCCTTGAAAGGCGCGTTGGTCGCGTTCTTCGCGAATATCATAATCTTGTCTCCCGGAGCGAGGAAGGCACCATTTATCTTGTCCCTTGAGAGGACGAGGGCGATGTCAACGAACTCGACCTTATAAACCTTGTACTGGATGAGCTCCCTGTAGTCGAGTATGCCTCCTAGAGCGGATTTGGCCTCGGCCTTGGTGACTATCTTTTTGACGTTGTCCCTCTCAAGGATGACGTTCTGGGTCGGGATCGTGTCAATGACGTAGTAGTAGTACTCCCTCCAGAGTTCCAGGAGATACGGGTCGGCGTTTACTGCGTTGACCTGCTGCTCGGTGGTGGCGCTCATGACCTGCTCTTCAAGGCTGTTCAGGGAGTCAATAACCTTCTTCTTGAGATCGTCCGGCAGCGGCATTGCGAGAAGCTGGCTAAACTGAGCCTCGATCTGACTTATCTTCTCCTTCTTGGTCTGATTGAGCTGCCGCTCCATCTCAAGACGCTTCTGCTCCTCAAGATATGCCTGGTACTGGTTCCATGCCTCCTGATAGGCAGCTTTGACATCTATCGACTGAACCTCCTCAACCGTTTGGGCAGCGTTTATCTTTCTGATCAGCTCATCACGGGCATTTTTTCCAAACGTTGTGTTCATGAGCTCGCTCCCGGGCTTAAAATAAGAGTTGACTTCTGCGAGTTTTTTGTTCTTAGCCTGGGTGAGCTCCTCTGCGGCCCGGTTTTCCATGTAAATGTAAGCCCCTATAGAAATTATCAAAATCACGAGTATGACTATTGATGCACCAATGAGAATGCGTTTTCTTCTTTCTCTCTCCCGGATACTGCCTACGGGACGGGGCTTTTTAGGGGGTTTCCTGACAGGGGGTTTGGCAGTTTTAGGAACTTCAGGCTCTACGCTGGCTTTACCCAGCTCTCTAAGGCGGCGGATTTTCGCCTCAATATCCTCGGACACGTTGAGCACCACCATCAATCGTTATCATAACCAGCTTCTCATGTCGAATAGTTTTTTGAACTTCAATCTTTATTTAGGTTTCGGTGAGATGTATGGAGCGGTTAGAGATTAGAGTAATAAAAATCCGGGGGAAATGTCCCGTTTTTAGCCCAGGGAACAGAATAGTGATCGAGGGGGCAAGGGTAAATCTGGACGAAACCGATGCCATATGCACCCACGCCTTCGCATCACTACTGCCGTACATACTCGCACTGCGAAAGGGTATTAAGCCCAGTGAACTAGGGCTTGGCAGGGGTGAGAAAGCCTACGTCCAGTGCCTTGACCCTGGACCGCCATACACCGACGGCGGTACAGTAATCTTTGAGATAACGGTGGTGAGAGATGAAGCAGAGAAAAGCGTGGAGAGTGGTGAGAGAGGTAATAGATGAGGCCGATATGATAATTGAGGTAGTTGACGCCCGCGACCCGATAGGGACGAGGAACAGAAAACTGGAGAGACTCGCCCAGGAAGAGGGCAAACCGCTCCTCATAGTTATGAACAAGGCGGATTTAGTGCCGAAAGAGTGGGCTGAGGAGTACAAGAGGAAGAGCGACCTTCCGGTCGTTTTCATAAGCGCCCGTGAGAGGATGGGAACTGGAATCTTGAGGAGGGAAATAAGAAAGCTCGCAAAACCCCTGCTTAACGAGAGGGAGAAGGTTAAGGTCGCCCTCATAGGCTATCCCAACGTTGGGAAGAGCACGATAATCAACACGCTGAAGGGGAAAAGAGCGGTAGGGACCGCACCAATACCAGGCTACACAAAGGGAAAGCAACTGATAAGGCTCAGCAAGAAGATATGGCTTCTTGACAGCCCAGGCGTCGTTCCGATAGACGACTTCTACGAGCTCGTCATCAAGGGCGGTTTTCCGGCCGACAAGATAGAAGATCCCGTAAAGCCGGCCCTCAAGCTCATTGGGAGAATCCTGGAAACGAGGAAGGAAGCGATAACCGAGAAGTTCGGAATAGAGGAGTTCAAAAGCGAGGAGGAAGTCCTAAGGAAGATAGGAGAGAGAAGGGGCCTGATAAAGGCCGGCGGAGAGGTTGACATCGAGGAGACGGCAAGATGGTTCCTGAGGGAGTGGCAGACTGGTCGCTTCACCCTATTTGGGAAAGAGGGGAAGAGAGAGGAAGACTTTACATGGGACTTTGAGGAGGTTCTCGATGGAATAGAGAGGGACCTCCTCCTCGATCCGAGGAGGATCCTGTGGAAGTACGGCGACGAACTCAGAAAAAAGCTCGACAACCGGAAGCGCGTGGGGATAAGGGAGATAGAGGGCTTTACCGTTGGGATAGCGACCGGCTTCAAGAAGTGCGACGGCGGAACAAAGCTCCTCGAAAGGCTCACCGGCAAACACGTTTTAGCGAGCGAGTGCTTCGGGAAGAAGTGGAAGGGAGTAATAGCGATAATGGAGTG
This window of the Thermococcus thermotolerans genome carries:
- a CDS encoding CpaF family protein, which gives rise to MLGEKKKKKETVSWIDEILSGEDDLLENVLKKDKKMEDEEEQLPFVKEEGGIDLEEILSRPSPEEAITSRPTGADILGEILVKEEKAPTEGSKPAPKPRPPSTLQDILGSSIRSEEATYAGKAEVLDAYGNVRILRVKGEPVPIYEIRLPKLSREEEELFKRIKDRAITELQIDPTAFPDVEERRRVFMNAVRRMIKDEAPHFSEGRIEVLTEMIVQSMIGYGKLDPLVRDDNLEEIMVIGTNRPVYVWHRRFNMCKTNITFQEEKEILNIIERIAREVGRRIDQQSPLLDARLPDGSRVNATIPPISLDGPTITIRKFKKDPLTIIDLIKYGTMNTEIAALLWIFVDGLGVKPANVLVAGGTGSGKTTTLNSLAMFIPPSERVITIEDTAELQLPVEHWIRLETRPPNVEGRGEITMDDLVKNTLRMRPDRIIVGEVRGPEARTMFTAMNTGHDGCMGTIHSNSARETIVRLESPPMNVPRIMIPALDIIIMQVRFHSRKKGTIRRITEIAEVSGIEGESVQLNKLYKYDPAKDELIPTGVPSKTLNTLAHHTGMSVSELEFEKEKRKIILDWMIERGIRSIEKVGYYIRQFYIDEEALFRRIQAESGVETSRQVRNLV
- a CDS encoding DUF515 domain-containing protein, with protein sequence MSEDIEAKIRRLRELGKASVEPEVPKTAKPPVRKPPKKPRPVGSIRERERRKRILIGASIVILVILIISIGAYIYMENRAAEELTQAKNKKLAEVNSYFKPGSELMNTTFGKNARDELIRKINAAQTVEEVQSIDVKAAYQEAWNQYQAYLEEQKRLEMERQLNQTKKEKISQIEAQFSQLLAMPLPDDLKKKVIDSLNSLEEQVMSATTEQQVNAVNADPYLLELWREYYYYVIDTIPTQNVILERDNVKKIVTKAEAKSALGGILDYRELIQYKVYKVEFVDIALVLSRDKINGAFLAPGDKIMIFAKNATNAPFKEIVNEGYVELVLLPTQAGTISVNEAQSQTSSSSTTSSTQYTEQHNTQYTPGDTSITNGQAISDIYTNSQTASQSASASYSYTVDLTEILKAIAAGKIQASEDVKEQLRAYGWEIVDLEKESGMLVLDPNTQFLIIVKVPSIFVPDILSNQQYLYIAKVAT
- a CDS encoding GTPase, whose translation is MKQRKAWRVVREVIDEADMIIEVVDARDPIGTRNRKLERLAQEEGKPLLIVMNKADLVPKEWAEEYKRKSDLPVVFISARERMGTGILRREIRKLAKPLLNEREKVKVALIGYPNVGKSTIINTLKGKRAVGTAPIPGYTKGKQLIRLSKKIWLLDSPGVVPIDDFYELVIKGGFPADKIEDPVKPALKLIGRILETRKEAITEKFGIEEFKSEEEVLRKIGERRGLIKAGGEVDIEETARWFLREWQTGRFTLFGKEGKREEDFTWDFEEVLDGIERDLLLDPRRILWKYGDELRKKLDNRKRVGIREIEGFTVGIATGFKKCDGGTKLLERLTGKHVLASECFGKKWKGVIAIME
- a CDS encoding TIGR04076 family protein, with protein sequence MERLEIRVIKIRGKCPVFSPGNRIVIEGARVNLDETDAICTHAFASLLPYILALRKGIKPSELGLGRGEKAYVQCLDPGPPYTDGGTVIFEITVVRDEAEKSVESGERGNR
- a CDS encoding type II secretion system F family protein, translated to MGVVKAITDFLERLGGKTVEVAEKPIRRIPQGKSVQERLRALKELQKEVEKEKTMEKKEKELEELLEWRKKEIQKPFSERLAETVLRYFKGPVETLTNSLRGLDQDLYRASILMPQEKYVALMLAVAIFAGIFGFLFAYLLYVPVDMSALVGFLGFVGGFMYMRYYPRMVWKRRIVEVERAMPYALRHIASLLSAGVGISEALLSVARADYGVISEEFELILRDMRTGSSFEDALTKFDEKMGSENVSRVVKQILRAIKFGGNLSEILYKLAEDFAFEYRMKLVEYVQKVNGIAFIYMFMTIVLPTMFVVGILAGSVMAQQLILPPETLAVILLFAFPALSFIIVSMIKKGEPR